The following coding sequences lie in one Arabidopsis thaliana chromosome 3, partial sequence genomic window:
- a CDS encoding uncharacterized protein (unknown protein; Has 30201 Blast hits to 17322 proteins in 780 species: Archae - 12; Bacteria - 1396; Metazoa - 17338; Fungi - 3422; Plants - 5037; Viruses - 0; Other Eukaryotes - 2996 (source: NCBI BLink).) codes for MFPVVSSEVMRISNPTRSGGFAAFSLGCSQTGSSDLWLQQIFIGNYVQCNERRLVSSILRLPVAVSTFSGDKQQQKTMLKLFPASIVFTIVGVINGEG; via the coding sequence atgtttccGGTGGTTTCCAGTGAGGTTATGCGGATATCTAATCCGACCAGATCGGGTGGATTTGCTGCTTTTTCTCTTGGATGTTCTCAAACTGGTTCTTCAGATCTTTGGTTACAACAAATCTTCATCGGTAATTATGTTCAATGTAATGAAAGAAGACTTGTTTCCAGCATATTAAGATTGCCTGTAGCTGTTTCAACATTCTCCGGTGacaagcaacaacaaaaaacgaTGCTTAAACTTTTTCCGGCGTCGATTGTGTTTACAATAGTCGGAGTAATTAACGGCGAAGGATGA
- the SAC3C gene encoding SAC3/GANP/Nin1/mts3/eIF-3 p25 family (SAC3/GANP/Nin1/mts3/eIF-3 p25 family; CONTAINS InterPro DOMAIN/s: SAC3/GANP/Nin1/mts3/eIF-3 p25 (InterPro:IPR005062); BEST Arabidopsis thaliana protein match is: SAC3/GANP/Nin1/mts3/eIF-3 p25 family (TAIR:AT3G06290.1); Has 535 Blast hits to 532 proteins in 177 species: Archae - 0; Bacteria - 0; Metazoa - 197; Fungi - 197; Plants - 95; Viruses - 0; Other Eukaryotes - 46 (source: NCBI BLink).) — protein MLFLVSIERERVTRERLRDLAVFERLYGNPSKSSTEIAVKKFCRTLSAADVQASDVRPLPVLEETLRYLLSLLDSKEHPFEVVHDFIFDRTRSIRQDLSIQNLANERVIYLYEEMVKFHVISHERLQSCSGTSISSMHHLNMEQLAKTLTSLYNIYDANRKPDYIYENEAEFRSLYVLLHLNPSSGVMGEPLSLWFRKLTFALVKSKEICFVRNLLRLYRMGNYKNFLSRTASEATYLQYCISEHHIREMRLVAVQYINNVCYKLQPYPLLRLSQNLKMKFVYFRSWMLNLYAMSVVLRHVLILMGSLFYP, from the exons atgttgtttttggtATCAATAGAGAGGGAAAGAGTCACAAGAGAACGCCTGCGTGATCTTGCAGTGTTTGAGAGGCTTTATGGAAACCCCTCAAAATCATCCACAGAGATAGCTGTCAAAAAG TTTTGCAGAACCCTTTCAGCGGCGGATGTTCAGGCATCGGATGTAAGACCGCTCCCAGTTTTAGAAGAAACCCTGAGATACCTTCTAAGTTTGCTCGACTCCAAGGAGCACCCGTTTGAAGTGGttcatgattttattttcgaTAGGACAAGGTCTATTAGACAAGATCTTAGCATCCAGAATTTGGCCAATGAGAGAGTGATCTACCTTTATGAGGAAATG GTAAAATTTCATGTCATATCTCACGAGAGGCTTCAAAGTTGTAGTGGTACAAGTATTAGCTCAATGCATCACTTGAACATGGAGCAGCTAGCAAAAACTCTTACCTctttgtataatatatatgatgcaAATAGAAAACCGGACTATATCTACGAAAATGAAGCCGAGTTCCGCTCACTCTATGTGCTGCTTCATCTCAATCCTAGTAGTGGAGTGATG GGGGAACCGCTGTCTTTATGGTTTCGCAAGTTGACTTTTGCTTTGGTAAAATCCAAGGAAATATGTTTTGTACGAAACCTTTTAAG ATTATATCGGATGGGCAATTACAAGAACTTCTTAAGTAGAACAGCTTCTGAGGCGACATACTTGCAGTATTGCATAAGTGAACATCATATTAGAGAG ATGCGATTAGTGGCTGTCCAATACATAAACAATGTTTGCTACAAGCTTCAACCCTATCCTCTCTTGCGGTTATCTCAGAACCTGAAGATGAAG TTTGTATATTTCAGGAGTTGGATGTTGAATCTTTATGCCATGAGTGTGGTCTTGAGACATGTACTGATCCTGATGGGTTCACTGTTTTACCCGTGA
- a CDS encoding Eukaryotic aspartyl protease family protein (Eukaryotic aspartyl protease family protein; FUNCTIONS IN: aspartic-type endopeptidase activity; INVOLVED IN: proteolysis; LOCATED IN: apoplast, cell wall, chloroplast, plant-type cell wall; EXPRESSED IN: 21 plant structures; EXPRESSED DURING: 14 growth stages; CONTAINS InterPro DOMAIN/s: Peptidase aspartic (InterPro:IPR021109), Peptidase aspartic, catalytic (InterPro:IPR009007), Peptidase A1 (InterPro:IPR001461); BEST Arabidopsis thaliana protein match is: Eukaryotic aspartyl protease family protein (TAIR:AT5G07030.1); Has 3653 Blast hits to 3640 proteins in 325 species: Archae - 0; Bacteria - 0; Metazoa - 1052; Fungi - 421; Plants - 1910; Viruses - 0; Other Eukaryotes - 270 (source: NCBI BLink).) translates to MRSHLLILLISLLILKSESINCNEKSHSSDLRVFHINSLCSPFKTSVSWADTLLQDKARFLYLSSLAGVRKSSVPIASGRAIVQSPTYIVRANIGTPAQPMLVALDTSNDAAWIPCSGCVGCSSSVLFDPSKSSSSRTLQCEAPQCKQAPNPSCTVSKSCGFNMTYGGSTIEAYLTQDTLTLASDVIPNYTFGCINKASGTSLPAQGLMGLGRGPLSLISQSQNLYQSTFSYCLPNSKSSNFSGSLRLGPKNQPIRIKTTPLLKNPRRSSLYYVNLVGIRVGNKIVDIPTSALAFDPATGAGTIFDSGTVYTRLVEPAYVAVRNEFRRRVKNANATSLGGFDTCYSGSVVFPSVTFMFAGMNVTLPPDNLLIHSSAGNLSCLAMAAAPVNVNSVLNVIASMQQQNHRVLIDVPNSRLGISRETCT, encoded by the exons ATGAGATCCCAtctcttgattttgttaatcTCTCTCTTAATCTTGAAATCTGAATCCATAAACTGCAATGAAAAGAGCCATTCCTCAGATCTAAGAGTGTTCCACATTAACAGTCTATGTTCTCCATTCAAAACTTCTGTTTCATGGGCAGATACACTTCTTCAAGATAAGGCTCGTTTCCTATACTTGTCAAGCCTCGCTGGCGTTAGGAAATCATCAGTTCCAATCGCCTCTGGTCGGGCCATCGTTCAGAGCCCGACTTACATCGTGAGGGCTAACATCGGGACACCGGCTCAGCCCATGCTCGTGGCTCTTGACACTAGCAATGACGCTGCTTGGATTCCTTGTTCTGGCTGCGTTGGCtgttcttcctctgttctctTTGACCCTTCCAAGTCAAGCTCCTCTCGTACTCTTCAATGCGAAGCTCCTCAGTGTAAACAG gCTCCAAATCCAAGTTGCACAGTAAGCAAATCATGTGGTTTCAACATGACCTACGGTGGTTCAACCATCGAAGCATATCTGACACAAGACACACTAACATTGGCCAGTGACGTCATCCCAAACTACACCTTTGGGTGCATCAACAAAGCTAGTGGAACATCGTTGCCAGCGCAAGGACTCATGGGCTTAGGTCGTGGTCCATTGTCTTTAATCTCACAGTCACAAAATCTTTATCAGTCTACATTCTCGTATTGCTTGCCTAATAGTAAGTCCAGCAATTTCTCCGGATCACTAAGATTGGGACCTAAGAACCAACCGATCCGGATCAAGACCACTCCATTGTTAAAGAACCCTAGAAGATCATCGCTTTACTATGTTAACTTGGTTGGGATTCGTGTCGGAAACAAAATTGTGGATATTCCTACAAGTGCACTCGCCTTTGATCCGGCCACCGGAGCCGGCACCATCTTTGACTCGG GGACGGTCTACACAAGGCTAGTCGAACCAGCTTACGTGGCGGTGAGAAACGAGTTCAGGAGACGTGTTAAGAACGCAAACGCAACTTCACTAGGAGGTTTCGACACATGCTACTCCGGCTCCGTCGTGTTCCCGTCGGTGACGTTTATGTTCGCCGGAATGAACGTGACTCTGCCTCCAGACAACCTTCTCATCCACAGCTCCGCAGGTAACCTCAGCTGCCTCGCCATGGCTGCAGCTCCGGTCAACGTTAACTCTGTCCTTAACGTCATCGCTAGTATGCAGCAACAGAACCACCGAGTTCTCATCGACGTTCCAAATTCCAGGCTCGGAATTTCCCGTGAAACTTGCACCTAA
- the EP3 gene encoding homolog of carrot EP3-3 chitinase (homolog of carrot EP3-3 chitinase (EP3); FUNCTIONS IN: chitinase activity; INVOLVED IN: somatic embryogenesis, plant-type hypersensitive response; LOCATED IN: cell wall; EXPRESSED IN: 18 plant structures; EXPRESSED DURING: 6 growth stages; CONTAINS InterPro DOMAIN/s: Chitin-binding, type 1, conserved site (InterPro:IPR018371), Glycoside hydrolase, family 19 (InterPro:IPR016283), Chitin-binding, type 1 (InterPro:IPR001002), Glycoside hydrolase, family 19, catalytic (InterPro:IPR000726); BEST Arabidopsis thaliana protein match is: Chitinase family protein (TAIR:AT2G43590.1); Has 2660 Blast hits to 2432 proteins in 504 species: Archae - 0; Bacteria - 547; Metazoa - 34; Fungi - 178; Plants - 1776; Viruses - 22; Other Eukaryotes - 103 (source: NCBI BLink).): MLTPTISKSISLVTILLVLQAFSNTTKAQNCGCSSELCCSQFGFCGNTSDYCGVGCQQGPCFAPPPANGVSVAEIVTQEFFNGIISQAASSCAGNRFYSRGAFLEALDSYSRFGRVGSTDDSRREIAAFFAHVTHETGHFCYIEEIDGASKDYCDENATQYPCNPNKGYYGRGPIQLSWNFNYGPAGTAIGFDGLNAPETVATDPVISFKTALWYWTNRVQPVISQGFGATIRAINGALECDGANTATVQARVRYYTDYCRQLGVDPGNNLTC, from the exons atgTTGACTCCCACCATTTCTAAATCCATCTCTTTAGTAACCATTCTATTAGTTCTACAAGCTTTCTCTAACACAACAAAGGCTCAAAATTGCGGTTGTTCGTCAGAGCTATGTTGTAGTCAGTTTGGCTTTTGCGGTAACACTTCAGACTATTGTGGTGTAGGTTGCCAACAAGGACCTTGTTTTGCTCCTCCCCCTGCAAATGGTGTCTCTGTGGCTGAGATTGTAACGCAAGAATTCTTCAATGGAATCATCAGTCAAGCCGCGTCTAGTTGCGCCGGCAATAGATTTTACAGTCGGGGAGCTTTTCTTGAGGCCTTAGACTCATATTCTCGTTTCGGTAGAGTTGGATCGACCGACGACTCTAGGCGTGAGATTGCAGCGTTCTTTGCTCATGTCACACATGAAACAGGAC atttctGCTACATAGAAGAGATAGACGGAGCCTCAAAGGATTACTGCGACGAGAATGCAACACAATATCCATGCAATCCTAACAAAGGCTACTACGGCCGCGGACCGATCCAACTCTCTTGGAATTTCAACTACGGGCCAGCCGGGACAGCAATTGGTTTCGACGGCCTGAATGCACCGGAAACAGTAGCCACGGATCCAGTCATATCCTTCAAAACCGCCTTGTGGTACTGGACCAATAGGGTTCAGCCTGTTATCTCTCAAGGTTTTGGTGCAACAATCCGTGCCATTAACGGTGCTTTGGAGTGTGACGGGGCCAACACAGCCACCGTTCAAGCTAGAGTTCGTTACTACACGGATTATTGTCGTCAACTTGGCGTTGATCCTGGAAACAACCTCACTTGCTAA
- the SAC3C gene encoding SAC3/GANP/Nin1/mts3/eIF-3 p25 family (SAC3/GANP/Nin1/mts3/eIF-3 p25 family; FUNCTIONS IN: molecular_function unknown; INVOLVED IN: biological_process unknown; EXPRESSED IN: 23 plant structures; EXPRESSED DURING: 13 growth stages; CONTAINS InterPro DOMAIN/s: SAC3/GANP/Nin1/mts3/eIF-3 p25 (InterPro:IPR005062); BEST Arabidopsis thaliana protein match is: SAC3/GANP/Nin1/mts3/eIF-3 p25 family (TAIR:AT3G06290.1).) has translation MILPCIGKRERVTRERLRDLAVFERLYGNPSKSSTEIAVKKFCRTLSAADVQASDVRPLPVLEETLRYLLSLLDSKEHPFEVVHDFIFDRTRSIRQDLSIQNLANERVIYLYEEMVKFHVISHERLQSCSGTSISSMHHLNMEQLAKTLTSLYNIYDANRKPDYIYENEAEFRSLYVLLHLNPSSGVMGEPLSLWFRKLTFALVKSKEICFVRNLLRLYRMGNYKNFLSRTASEATYLQYCISEHHIREMRLVAVQYINNVCYKLQPYPLLRLSQNLKMKELDVESLCHECGLETCTDPDGFTVLPVKQSTFRSPEDKFKVYDLIGIERIKMSI, from the exons ATGATCCTTCCGTGCATCGGCA AGAGGGAAAGAGTCACAAGAGAACGCCTGCGTGATCTTGCAGTGTTTGAGAGGCTTTATGGAAACCCCTCAAAATCATCCACAGAGATAGCTGTCAAAAAG TTTTGCAGAACCCTTTCAGCGGCGGATGTTCAGGCATCGGATGTAAGACCGCTCCCAGTTTTAGAAGAAACCCTGAGATACCTTCTAAGTTTGCTCGACTCCAAGGAGCACCCGTTTGAAGTGGttcatgattttattttcgaTAGGACAAGGTCTATTAGACAAGATCTTAGCATCCAGAATTTGGCCAATGAGAGAGTGATCTACCTTTATGAGGAAATG GTAAAATTTCATGTCATATCTCACGAGAGGCTTCAAAGTTGTAGTGGTACAAGTATTAGCTCAATGCATCACTTGAACATGGAGCAGCTAGCAAAAACTCTTACCTctttgtataatatatatgatgcaAATAGAAAACCGGACTATATCTACGAAAATGAAGCCGAGTTCCGCTCACTCTATGTGCTGCTTCATCTCAATCCTAGTAGTGGAGTGATG GGGGAACCGCTGTCTTTATGGTTTCGCAAGTTGACTTTTGCTTTGGTAAAATCCAAGGAAATATGTTTTGTACGAAACCTTTTAAG ATTATATCGGATGGGCAATTACAAGAACTTCTTAAGTAGAACAGCTTCTGAGGCGACATACTTGCAGTATTGCATAAGTGAACATCATATTAGAGAG ATGCGATTAGTGGCTGTCCAATACATAAACAATGTTTGCTACAAGCTTCAACCCTATCCTCTCTTGCGGTTATCTCAGAACCTGAAGATGAAG GAGTTGGATGTTGAATCTTTATGCCATGAGTGTGGTCTTGAGACATGTACTGATCCTGATGGGTTCACTGTTTTACCCGTGAAGCAGTCAACCTTTCGTAGTCCAGAGGACAAGTTCAAAGTTTATGATTTGATTGGAATTGAACGGATTAAGATGTCGATTTGA
- a CDS encoding sequence-specific DNA binding transcription factor (sequence-specific DNA binding transcription factors; FUNCTIONS IN: sequence-specific DNA binding transcription factor activity; INVOLVED IN: regulation of transcription; LOCATED IN: cellular_component unknown; EXPRESSED IN: 20 plant structures; EXPRESSED DURING: 9 growth stages; BEST Arabidopsis thaliana protein match is: aspartate/glutamate/uridylate kinase family protein (TAIR:AT3G10030.1); Has 350 Blast hits to 341 proteins in 21 species: Archae - 0; Bacteria - 2; Metazoa - 1; Fungi - 2; Plants - 343; Viruses - 0; Other Eukaryotes - 2 (source: NCBI BLink).), with protein MENGESNQENLKSLNHDESLKKPSASSVVVDRLKRDEWSEGAVSTLLEAYESKWVLRNRAKLKGQDWEDVAKHVSSRATHTKSPKTQTQCKNKIESMKKRYRSESATADGSSWPLYPRLDHLLRGTQPQPQPQAVLPLNCSVPLLLLEPPLPAVAHPPQISYGSNGVGKIPKEDGFKPENKPEKDAEMDTDSSTPVVKTKVRGKKVKRRYKEEKEEIAGSIRWLAEVVMRSERARMETMKEIERMRAEAEAKRGELDLKRTEIMANTQLEIARIFAAAASSGQNKGVDSSLRIGRN; from the exons atggaGAACGGAGAATCTAACcaagaaaatctcaaatctctcaACCACGACGAATCGCTTAAGAAGCCATCTGCTTCCTCCGTCGTTGTAGATAGGTTAAAACGTGATGAATGGAGCGAAGGAGCTGTTTCGACTTTACTCGAAGCTTATGAGTCAAAATGGGTTCTCAGAAACAGAGCCAAGCTTAAGGGACAAGACTGGGAAGACGTGGCTAAACACGTGTCCTCACGCGCCACTCACACCAAGTCACCAAAGACTCAGACTCAGTGCAAGAACAAGATCGAGTCCATGAAGAAACGGTACCGTTCTGAGTCCGCTACTGCTGATGGCTCCTCTTGGCCTCTTTATCCTCGTCTTGATCATCTCCTACGTGGAACTCAGCCTCAGCCTCAGCCTCAAGCTGTTCTGCCTCTGAATTGCTCTGTTCCTCTGCTCTTACTTGAGCCGCCGTTGCCTGCGGTGGCTCATCCGCCGCAGATTTCTTACGGATCCAACGGCGTCGGCAAGATTCCTAAG gaagacggattcaagccGGAGAACAAACCGGAAAAAGATGCGGAGATGGATACAGACAGTAGTACGCCTGTGGTTAAAACGAAGGTGAGAGggaagaaagtgaagagaagatataaagaagagaaggaagagatcGCCGGAAGTATACGGTGGTTAGCGGAGGTGGTGATGAGATCAGAGAGAGCAAGAATGGAGACGatgaaagagatagagagaatgAGAGCTGAAGCTGAAGCTAAGAGAGGAGAATTGGATTTGAAACGGACGGAGATAATGGCGAATACTCAGCTAGAGATTGCTAGAATCTTTGCTGCTGCAGCTTCTTCTGGACAGAACAAAGGTGTTGATTCTTCATTAAGGATCGGAAGAAATTGA
- the SAC3C gene encoding SAC3/GANP/Nin1/mts3/eIF-3 p25 family (SAC3/GANP/Nin1/mts3/eIF-3 p25 family; CONTAINS InterPro DOMAIN/s: SAC3/GANP/Nin1/mts3/eIF-3 p25 (InterPro:IPR005062); BEST Arabidopsis thaliana protein match is: SAC3/GANP/Nin1/mts3/eIF-3 p25 family (TAIR:AT3G06290.1); Has 539 Blast hits to 535 proteins in 177 species: Archae - 0; Bacteria - 0; Metazoa - 197; Fungi - 200; Plants - 96; Viruses - 0; Other Eukaryotes - 46 (source: NCBI BLink).) — translation MNRRNRGSSSSSSRVSNTYGNRQFSDNPRTGSGGGVNESFQRRSDAPHKRNNEKDESKHKDEDPADVSLIVGTCSSMCPERERVTRERLRDLAVFERLYGNPSKSSTEIAVKKFCRTLSAADVQASDVRPLPVLEETLRYLLSLLDSKEHPFEVVHDFIFDRTRSIRQDLSIQNLANERVIYLYEEMVKFHVISHERLQSCSGTSISSMHHLNMEQLAKTLTSLYNIYDANRKPDYIYENEAEFRSLYVLLHLNPSSGVMGEPLSLWFRKLTFALVKSKEICFVRNLLRLYRMGNYKNFLSRTASEATYLQYCISEHHIREMRLVAVQYINNVCYKLQPYPLLRLSQNLKMKELDVESLCHECGLETCTDPDGFTVLPVKQSTFRSPEDKFKVYDLIGIERIKMSI, via the exons ATGAATCGTCGTAATCgtggctcttcttcttcttcttctagggTTTCGAATACTTATGGGAACCGCCAGTTCTCTGATAACCCGAGGACTGGATCCGGCGGCGGAGTTAATGAATCCTTTCAGAGAAGATCCGATGCACCGCACAAACGAAACAATGAAAAAGACgaatcaaaacataaagaCGAAGATCCTGCTGACGTTTCATTGATTGTAGGAACTTGTTCTTCTATGTGCCCAG AGAGGGAAAGAGTCACAAGAGAACGCCTGCGTGATCTTGCAGTGTTTGAGAGGCTTTATGGAAACCCCTCAAAATCATCCACAGAGATAGCTGTCAAAAAG TTTTGCAGAACCCTTTCAGCGGCGGATGTTCAGGCATCGGATGTAAGACCGCTCCCAGTTTTAGAAGAAACCCTGAGATACCTTCTAAGTTTGCTCGACTCCAAGGAGCACCCGTTTGAAGTGGttcatgattttattttcgaTAGGACAAGGTCTATTAGACAAGATCTTAGCATCCAGAATTTGGCCAATGAGAGAGTGATCTACCTTTATGAGGAAATG GTAAAATTTCATGTCATATCTCACGAGAGGCTTCAAAGTTGTAGTGGTACAAGTATTAGCTCAATGCATCACTTGAACATGGAGCAGCTAGCAAAAACTCTTACCTctttgtataatatatatgatgcaAATAGAAAACCGGACTATATCTACGAAAATGAAGCCGAGTTCCGCTCACTCTATGTGCTGCTTCATCTCAATCCTAGTAGTGGAGTGATG GGGGAACCGCTGTCTTTATGGTTTCGCAAGTTGACTTTTGCTTTGGTAAAATCCAAGGAAATATGTTTTGTACGAAACCTTTTAAG ATTATATCGGATGGGCAATTACAAGAACTTCTTAAGTAGAACAGCTTCTGAGGCGACATACTTGCAGTATTGCATAAGTGAACATCATATTAGAGAG ATGCGATTAGTGGCTGTCCAATACATAAACAATGTTTGCTACAAGCTTCAACCCTATCCTCTCTTGCGGTTATCTCAGAACCTGAAGATGAAG GAGTTGGATGTTGAATCTTTATGCCATGAGTGTGGTCTTGAGACATGTACTGATCCTGATGGGTTCACTGTTTTACCCGTGAAGCAGTCAACCTTTCGTAGTCCAGAGGACAAGTTCAAAGTTTATGATTTGATTGGAATTGAACGGATTAAGATGTCGATTTGA
- a CDS encoding hypothetical protein (DUF1163) (Protein of unknown function (DUF1163); CONTAINS InterPro DOMAIN/s: Protein of unknown function DUF1163 (InterPro:IPR009544); BEST Arabidopsis thaliana protein match is: Protein of unknown function (DUF1163) (TAIR:AT1G70040.1); Has 37 Blast hits to 37 proteins in 2 species: Archae - 0; Bacteria - 0; Metazoa - 0; Fungi - 0; Plants - 37; Viruses - 0; Other Eukaryotes - 0 (source: NCBI BLink).), with the protein MLLSLPHLHKSKLFTINNLRYRCPQLLKVSVVVSDENISSIGTYIMEDVKEKKQVTFGLQFSLTDCRKKTLGVMSYACCGVTLRFEPGSEMKASVFGKHPRYTNF; encoded by the coding sequence ATGTTACTCTCTTTACCTCACCTCCACAAAAGTAAGCTGTTTACTATTAACAACCTCCGATACCGCTGTCCTCAGCTTCTTAAAGTTTCTGTTGTTGTCTCCGACGAAAACATTAGTTCGATTGGAACATACATTATGGAAGAtgtcaaagagaagaagcaagtaACTTTTGGATTGCAGTTTTCTCTTACCGATTGCAGAAAAAAGACGTTAGGAGTTATGAGTTATGCATGCTGTGGAGTCACCTTGAGGTTCGAACCCGGATCTGAGATGAAGGCGTCTGTGTTTGGAAAGCATCCAAGGTACACAAATTTCTGA
- a CDS encoding sequence-specific DNA binding transcription factor, giving the protein MFNSIHSLKSHLKKKYMENGESNQENLKSLNHDESLKKPSASSVVVDRLKRDEWSEGAVSTLLEAYESKWVLRNRAKLKGQDWEDVAKHVSSRATHTKSPKTQTQCKNKIESMKKRYRSESATADGSSWPLYPRLDHLLRGTQPQPQPQAVLPLNCSVPLLLLEPPLPAVAHPPQISYGSNGVGKIPKEDGFKPENKPEKDAEMDTDSSTPVVKTKVRGKKVKRRYKEEKEEIAGSIRWLAEVVMRSERARMETMKEIERMRAEAEAKRGELDLKRTEIMANTQLEIARIFAAAASSGQNKGVDSSLRIGRN; this is encoded by the exons ATGTTTAACTCCATTCACTCTCTCAAAAG TCAcctgaagaaaaaatatatggaGAACGGAGAATCTAACcaagaaaatctcaaatctctcaACCACGACGAATCGCTTAAGAAGCCATCTGCTTCCTCCGTCGTTGTAGATAGGTTAAAACGTGATGAATGGAGCGAAGGAGCTGTTTCGACTTTACTCGAAGCTTATGAGTCAAAATGGGTTCTCAGAAACAGAGCCAAGCTTAAGGGACAAGACTGGGAAGACGTGGCTAAACACGTGTCCTCACGCGCCACTCACACCAAGTCACCAAAGACTCAGACTCAGTGCAAGAACAAGATCGAGTCCATGAAGAAACGGTACCGTTCTGAGTCCGCTACTGCTGATGGCTCCTCTTGGCCTCTTTATCCTCGTCTTGATCATCTCCTACGTGGAACTCAGCCTCAGCCTCAGCCTCAAGCTGTTCTGCCTCTGAATTGCTCTGTTCCTCTGCTCTTACTTGAGCCGCCGTTGCCTGCGGTGGCTCATCCGCCGCAGATTTCTTACGGATCCAACGGCGTCGGCAAGATTCCTAAG gaagacggattcaagccGGAGAACAAACCGGAAAAAGATGCGGAGATGGATACAGACAGTAGTACGCCTGTGGTTAAAACGAAGGTGAGAGggaagaaagtgaagagaagatataaagaagagaaggaagagatcGCCGGAAGTATACGGTGGTTAGCGGAGGTGGTGATGAGATCAGAGAGAGCAAGAATGGAGACGatgaaagagatagagagaatgAGAGCTGAAGCTGAAGCTAAGAGAGGAGAATTGGATTTGAAACGGACGGAGATAATGGCGAATACTCAGCTAGAGATTGCTAGAATCTTTGCTGCTGCAGCTTCTTCTGGACAGAACAAAGGTGTTGATTCTTCATTAAGGATCGGAAGAAATTGA